A single genomic interval of Helianthus annuus cultivar XRQ/B chromosome 13, HanXRQr2.0-SUNRISE, whole genome shotgun sequence harbors:
- the LOC110898968 gene encoding alpha-1,3-arabinosyltransferase XAT3, with product MEGHLVCGATQTIGLLAFIYLLYTQSFGFDPVKFHSGRRDLVKNATMEEVGGLEDNLQPLFKSFIGDGDLQKLETTGFACDSTFYSKVCVANNRVKIDTKTMEIYMPTRLNSTNDTNTLDKEENYKVVQVRPYAWSQFDLLKTVTPVKFLQQSPQASARYCNYNHTVPAVIFSSGGFTGNLFHEFNEIIIPLYITSRVFESRVQFILVDYNPSLVMKYERIFSSLSRYNVMNPVMNTSVHCFEGAVVGLKFHGFLGINSSELPKGNSMIEFKKFLRSAYSLKITNVSNTGSTAPVLLLVSRRKTRSFLNEDELVDMMEELGFDVVVVRSPKKMSNLERFAKLVSTCSVLVGAHGAGLTNQVFLPTGAVVVQVVPLGLEWPSTVYFGEPAVRMGLHYLDYKIGPDESSLIDLYAHDDPVISDPGSVFAKGYYIGKEMYLDKQNIRVDVNRFKGTLVEALRILKLTSPLSTR from the exons ATGGAAGGGCACCTGGTTTGTGGTGCAACTCAAACAATTGGTTTACTTGCATTCATTTACTTGCTTTACACACAATCTTTTGGATTCGACCCGGTTAAATTTCACTCCG GCAGAAGAGACTTGGTGAAGAATGCTACAATGGAAGAAGTTGGTGGTTTAGAAGACAACTTGCAACCACTATTCAAATCATTCATAG GAGATGGTGATCTACAAAAGCTAGAAACCACCGGTTTCGCTTGCGATTCTACCTTCTATTCAAAAGTTTGTGTCGCAAATAACCGCGTAAAGATTGATACCAAAACAATGGAAATATATATGCCTACAAGATTGAATTCAACAAATGACACCAATACATTGGataaagaagaaaattataaAGTTGTACAAGTTCGTCCATATGCATGGTCACAATTTGATCTATTGAAAACTGTAACTCCGGTCAAGTTCCTACAACAATCACCACAAGCTTCGGCAAGATATTGTAACTACAACCATACAGTTCCGGCAGTCATTTTCTCTTCCGGAGGCTTCACCGGAAACCTATTTCATGAGTTCAATGAGATCATAATCCCATTATACATCACTTCTCGCGTATTTGAATCACGAGTGCAGTTCATTCTGGTTGATTACAACCCTTCTTTAGTTATGAAATATGAACGCATTTTCTCCAGCTTATCGCGGTACAATGTGATGAATCCAGTGATGAACACGAGTGTTCATTGCTTTGAAGGAGCTGTGGTGGGTCTTAAATTTCATGGGTTTTTAGGTATTAATTCTTCTGAGCTTCCCAAAGGGAACTCCATGATCGAGTTTAAGAAATTCCTCAGATCAGCTTACAGTTTGAAGATCACAAATGTGTCGAATACAG GTTCTACAGCACCGGTGTTGCTTCTTGTGTCTCGTCGGAAAACAAGATCGTTTCTAAATGAAGACGAACTAGTGGACATGATGGAAGAATTAGGGTTCGATGTTGTGGTGGTCAGGAGTCCCAAAAAGATGTCAAATTTGGAAAGATTTGCAAAGCTAGTGAGCACGTGCAGTGTCCTTGTCGGAGCTCACGGTGCCGGACTAACAAACCAAGTGTTTTTGCCAACGGGAGCGGTGGTGGTGCAGGTGGTGCCACTAGGGTTAGAGTGGCCTTCTACGGTTTACTTTGGCGAACCGGCGGTCCGGATGGGATTGCATTATTTGGATTACAAGATTGGACCGGATGAGAGTTCACTTATTGACTTATATGCACATGATGACCCGGTTATTTCGGATCCAGGATCCGTATTTGCAAAAGGGTATTATATTGGAAAGGAAATGTATTTGGATAAGCAGAATATAAGGGTTGATGTAAATAGGTTTAAGGGTACTCTTGTTGAAGCGCTTAGAATTCTTAAACTTACATCTCCTTTAAGCACACGATGA